A region from the Hyalangium gracile genome encodes:
- a CDS encoding cytochrome c: MKLSRASLPVVLAGFLSAGFLLHASAAEPAKPKSGQASKDKTANGKMPGLATPDYIPEAARPILRKKMERHGQDARDLMFSVTLLQYDMAKAAAQRIASEPRLVRPIVGGEDDLNALLPERFFVLQDEARTRAQTLSIAAEKKDDKALAESYGRLVETCVACHSAYLNRQ; the protein is encoded by the coding sequence ATGAAACTGTCTCGAGCCAGCCTTCCCGTCGTTCTCGCGGGGTTCCTGTCCGCGGGCTTCCTCCTCCACGCCTCGGCCGCCGAGCCCGCCAAGCCGAAGAGCGGCCAGGCGTCCAAGGACAAGACCGCCAACGGCAAGATGCCCGGCCTGGCCACGCCGGATTACATCCCCGAGGCGGCACGCCCCATCCTGCGCAAGAAGATGGAGCGCCACGGGCAGGATGCCCGGGATCTCATGTTTAGTGTGACGTTGCTGCAATACGACATGGCCAAGGCCGCCGCGCAGCGCATCGCGTCGGAGCCGCGGCTCGTGCGGCCCATCGTCGGCGGCGAGGATGACCTCAATGCCCTGCTGCCCGAGCGGTTCTTCGTGCTCCAGGACGAGGCCCGCACCCGCGCCCAGACCTTGTCGATCGCCGCCGAGAAGAAGGACGACAAGGCGCTCGCCGAGAGTTACGGGCGTCTCGTTGAGACATGTGTCGCCTGTCATTCCGCGTACCTGAACCGTCAGTGA
- a CDS encoding ABC transporter permease has product MLAREVRLLLRKELRQLLRNPGAMLTALVLPVLLMLVIPLAQILAAHPDRMKELNIPPEVSLPPGLLATGKDPVAIMRLLLTPLLAMGGLLTPALTASYTLLSERESRTLELLVALPVRVTHILQAKLLAILALAAPVCLGLVAVDAGLLLARGLGSPGYVLALLVMVVGALAFSSSTALLVSLLARDIRTASNLNGVVLAPFIVGSFAAVVLVPGEALSAAVLAGAFLAGTAVVVLLALRVFTFERLLR; this is encoded by the coding sequence ATGCTCGCACGTGAGGTGAGGCTGCTGCTGCGCAAGGAGCTGCGCCAACTGCTGCGCAACCCCGGGGCGATGCTGACGGCGCTCGTGCTCCCGGTGCTGCTGATGCTCGTCATCCCGCTGGCGCAGATCCTCGCGGCCCACCCGGACCGGATGAAGGAGCTGAACATCCCTCCCGAGGTCTCGCTCCCACCGGGCCTGCTGGCCACGGGGAAGGACCCGGTGGCCATCATGCGCCTGCTGCTCACGCCGCTGCTGGCGATGGGGGGACTGCTCACCCCGGCGCTGACGGCGAGCTACACGCTGCTGTCCGAGCGGGAGTCCCGCACGCTGGAGCTGCTCGTGGCGCTGCCGGTGCGGGTGACGCACATCCTCCAGGCCAAGCTCCTGGCCATCCTGGCCCTCGCCGCGCCGGTGTGCCTGGGGCTGGTGGCCGTGGACGCCGGACTGCTGCTGGCGCGAGGGCTGGGCTCGCCAGGCTACGTGCTGGCGCTGCTGGTGATGGTGGTGGGCGCGCTGGCCTTCTCCTCGAGCACCGCCCTGCTGGTCAGCCTGCTGGCGCGAGACATCCGCACCGCGAGCAACCTCAACGGGGTGGTGCTCGCCCCCTTCATCGTGGGGAGCTTCGCGGCGGTAGTGCTGGTGCCCGGAGAGGCGCTCTCGGCCGCCGTGCTCGCGGGAGCGTTCCTCGCGGGCACGGCGGTGGTGGTGCTGCTGGCGCTGCGAGTCTTCACCTTCGAGCGGCTGCTGCGCTGA
- a CDS encoding GNAT family N-acetyltransferase: protein MVETPEVYIASANVPWGIMNAAFLPNPVETEVALERSAAAAIRYFAPRKNGWMYVVCEDWLSPGLRPKAAALLEAQGLKQLMSTTGMVAEHLKTPTRELPSIEVRHATDTEALGHIADINAVAYASPLEVARQSVVVPALFQGNSRGYVGYVDGKAVSVAAVVRVQDVAYVGYVATLADQRRRGYAEAVMRQGLADARRVWGLERTVLHATEAGHPVYLRMGYRDVTRFAFYMPVGPGH, encoded by the coding sequence GTGGTCGAAACACCCGAGGTGTACATCGCCTCCGCGAATGTGCCCTGGGGCATCATGAACGCGGCGTTCCTCCCCAACCCCGTCGAGACCGAGGTCGCGCTGGAGCGCTCCGCGGCCGCCGCCATCCGGTACTTCGCGCCCCGGAAGAACGGGTGGATGTACGTCGTGTGCGAGGACTGGCTGTCGCCCGGCCTGCGTCCGAAGGCGGCCGCGCTGCTCGAGGCGCAGGGCCTCAAGCAGCTCATGAGCACCACGGGCATGGTGGCCGAGCACCTCAAGACGCCCACCCGGGAGCTGCCCTCCATCGAGGTGCGCCACGCCACCGACACCGAGGCCTTGGGCCACATCGCGGACATCAACGCGGTGGCCTACGCCTCGCCGCTGGAGGTGGCGCGCCAGTCCGTCGTGGTGCCCGCCCTCTTCCAGGGAAACAGCCGGGGCTACGTGGGCTATGTGGATGGGAAGGCCGTGTCGGTGGCGGCCGTCGTCCGCGTCCAGGATGTCGCCTACGTGGGGTATGTGGCCACGCTCGCGGACCAGCGCAGGCGCGGCTACGCCGAGGCCGTCATGCGCCAGGGCCTCGCGGATGCTCGCCGCGTGTGGGGCCTGGAGCGCACGGTGCTGCACGCCACGGAGGCGGGGCACCCCGTCTACCTGCGCATGGGCTACCGGGACGTGACGCGCTTCGCCTTCTACATGCCCGTCGGCCCCGGGCACTGA